The Acinetobacter calcoaceticus sequence GAGTTTGGCCAAATCAGATTATCGACTACTTGACTCTGATGGGCGATGCATCCGACGGTATTATGGGTGTTCCAGGCATTGGTGCAAAAACAGCAGCAAAATTACTGACTGAATATGGCACCCTAGAGAATATTATTGCCAATGCAGACCAACTTAAAGGCAAGATTAGTCAGAATATTAAAGATAATTTAGACAATATTAAGCTTGATCATCAGCTAGCAAGTATTGTGTGTGATCTTCCTTTAGAACTCGACTGGCATGAATTAAAGCTTATCGACCCAAATGTTGATGCTTTGCGTAACTTATATACTGAACTTGAGTTTAGAAATCAGTTACAGTCACTTGACCATCCAAATAATCCGAACAGCTCTGCTTATAAACAACAAGTTTCACAAGTCGTAGTACAAGATGAGGTTAAACCAGCTGATTCGATAGAAACCGAAGATCAGGCCAGTTTAACGAGTCAAGATGACCAGCTTGGGACTGCCAATTACCACACTGTTTTAACTCAAGAAGCATGGGATCAACTCTGGCAACGCATGCAAAATGCCGATCATTTTGCGATTGATACAGAAACCACGAGTCTTGATTATCGTATTGCCGAAATGGTTGGTTTTTCAATCGCATTTGATGCACAAGATGCTTACTATGTTCCTTTGGCGCATAACTATGAAAATGCGCCACAGCAACTGAACCGTGAGCAAATTCTGGCTCAAATTAAGCCTGTACTAGAAAATGAAGCGGTTAAAAAAATCGGTCATCATCTTAAATACGATGCACATATTTTCGCTAACCATGGAATTGAGTTAAAAGGCTGGTATTTCGACAGCATGTTGGCGTCTTATGTACTGAATGCAGCAGCAACTCGTCATGGAATGGATGATGTTGCCCGTGTCTACCTAAGTCACTTAACAACGACTTTTGAGCAAATTGCTGGCAAAGGTGCAAAGCAGAAAACATTTAATCAAATTGAGATTGAAGTCGCTGCTCACTATGCAGCAGAAGATGCACATGTGACCTATCGTTTGTATGAAGTCCTTTCAAACAAACTTAAACCATTTCCTGAACTAGAAAATATTTTATATAACATCGAAATGCCAGTTGCCCGAATTTTATCGAGTATGGAAGAGAATGGCATTCGTTTAGATCATGCATTCCTCGATAACTTAAGTGTTGAATTTGCAAAAACTATGGAAGGTCTTGAAAATCAAGCCATGGAAATTGCAGATGAAACTTTTAATATTGCTTCACCTAAACAAGTAGGGGAAATTCTATTTGATAAATTAGGAATCAAAGGCGGGAAAAAAACTGCAACTGGGCAATACAGTACAAGCGAAAGTGTTTTAGAAAAAATTGAACATCCTTTAGCGGAAATTATTTTAGAACATCGCGGTTTAGCAAAGTTAAAGAGTACCTATACGGACCGTCTGGTTGAACAATCTCATAATGATACGCATCGTGTACATACGAGCTATCATCAAGCGCTAACAGCGACAGGTCGCCTATCCTCTTCCGATCCTAACTTACAAAATATTCCAATTCGTAGACAAATTGGCCGTCAGATTCGTAAAGCTTTCATTGCACCGGAAGGCCGAGTTCTATTGGCTGCCGATTACTCGCAAATTGAACTACGTTTAATGGCACATTTTTCTCAAGATGATGCTTTAGTACATGCGTTCCAACATGGACAAGATGTTCACCGTCGTACTGCCGCCGAAGTATTAGGTATTGCAATTGAAGATGTGACTAATGACCAGCGTCGTCAAGCCAAAGCAGTAAACTTTGGTCTACTTTATGGTATGTCTGAGTTTGGCTTAATTCGTCAATTAGGCTTCACACGTCAAGAATCGCAAAACTATATCAAGCAATATTTCCAACGTTATCCTGGCATTTATGAATATATGCAACGCACGCGTCAAGTTGCCTCAGAACAAGGGTTTGTTGAAACCATTTTAGGTCGTCGTCTTTATACACCAGATATTGATGCACGAAATGTGATGGTGCGTAAGGCTGCCGAACGTGCAGCTATCAATGCACCTTTACAAGGTAGTGCAGCTGATATTATTAAACTTGCGATGATTGAAGTAGATAAAATTCTGCCAAAAGATCAGGCAAAGTTACTTCTTCAAGTACACGATGAATTAGTTTTTGAAGTAGATCAAAACATTGCCGATGAGCTTTCTAAGCAAATTGCAAATGTTATGGAATCGGTTCTAGAAATTTCAGTGCCTTTACTTGTTGAAGTAGGACAAGGTCTAAACTGGGATGATGCTCATTAATTAACAGAAATAAAAAAAGGGCTGTTAAATACAGCCCTTTTTTATTGAATCAGCTTAAAGTCCGGTTAAGAGAACTTTCGCTACTTCATTCATTAATATCTCGGCAATATAGAGTGCCAAAAATGCCAAAATTGGAGATAAATCAATCATTCCCATATTAGGCAATAAACGACGGAATGGCGCGAGTAATGGTTCAGCTAAATCTTGAATCACCTCAATATAAGGTGAACGCGATTGCGTAAACATGACCACCCAACTCAAAATGATTGTTGCGAAAATTAAATAACGGCAGAAACGAATCAAATCCTGAATCATGGTTACAAATGTCAGAATCAGTAAATGAATCGGACTATTTGGCATAGAGCCAGAAAGATACATCACACCGAAAATTTTCAGTAAATACAACGTAATTAAAAGAACCAACGCAGCCAAATTAAATCGGCCTTTTGCGACCGTCGGAAAAATTCGGCCAAAAATATCAACAATCTTAGTCGCTTTTACGGTCGATAAAACCACAGGATTATAAGGACTTACTGCCGCTAATTGTATTAAAAAACGGAAAAAGACCAATAAAATCGCGACATTAATTAAAATTCCAAAAATTAGCGCAGAATTTGCACCCATAGTTGTCTTATCCTATTTAAGCTATTTCGCACTGTCACTCAATTCTTGAGCCAATTCTTGACTACGCTTCTGAGCAGCAGCCAATGCAGATTGAATATTTTGGGAGATTTGTGCACGGTCAAAAACTTCAAGTGCAGCTTGTGTTGTACCATTTGG is a genomic window containing:
- a CDS encoding YggT family protein, with translation MGANSALIFGILINVAILLVFFRFLIQLAAVSPYNPVVLSTVKATKIVDIFGRIFPTVAKGRFNLAALVLLITLYLLKIFGVMYLSGSMPNSPIHLLILTFVTMIQDLIRFCRYLIFATIILSWVVMFTQSRSPYIEVIQDLAEPLLAPFRRLLPNMGMIDLSPILAFLALYIAEILMNEVAKVLLTGL
- the polA gene encoding DNA polymerase I; the encoded protein is MPPFVLVDGSYFLFRAYHALPPLTTSTGLHTNAIRGAISAIQKLMRRMQPTHMAVIFDTPEPTFRHKLSPIYKGDRPTMPEELSQQIPYLHALIKAQGIPLYSLPGAEADDIIGTLAKRAVLEGHHVLISTGDKDMAQLVNDHVKLEDSFKDRVMDTDGVFEKFGVWPNQIIDYLTLMGDASDGIMGVPGIGAKTAAKLLTEYGTLENIIANADQLKGKISQNIKDNLDNIKLDHQLASIVCDLPLELDWHELKLIDPNVDALRNLYTELEFRNQLQSLDHPNNPNSSAYKQQVSQVVVQDEVKPADSIETEDQASLTSQDDQLGTANYHTVLTQEAWDQLWQRMQNADHFAIDTETTSLDYRIAEMVGFSIAFDAQDAYYVPLAHNYENAPQQLNREQILAQIKPVLENEAVKKIGHHLKYDAHIFANHGIELKGWYFDSMLASYVLNAAATRHGMDDVARVYLSHLTTTFEQIAGKGAKQKTFNQIEIEVAAHYAAEDAHVTYRLYEVLSNKLKPFPELENILYNIEMPVARILSSMEENGIRLDHAFLDNLSVEFAKTMEGLENQAMEIADETFNIASPKQVGEILFDKLGIKGGKKTATGQYSTSESVLEKIEHPLAEIILEHRGLAKLKSTYTDRLVEQSHNDTHRVHTSYHQALTATGRLSSSDPNLQNIPIRRQIGRQIRKAFIAPEGRVLLAADYSQIELRLMAHFSQDDALVHAFQHGQDVHRRTAAEVLGIAIEDVTNDQRRQAKAVNFGLLYGMSEFGLIRQLGFTRQESQNYIKQYFQRYPGIYEYMQRTRQVASEQGFVETILGRRLYTPDIDARNVMVRKAAERAAINAPLQGSAADIIKLAMIEVDKILPKDQAKLLLQVHDELVFEVDQNIADELSKQIANVMESVLEISVPLLVEVGQGLNWDDAH